A section of the Bacillus sp. HSf4 genome encodes:
- a CDS encoding helix-turn-helix transcriptional regulator, which yields MVYISKELFVIIRIYKGMTQEQFSNFLGISKQTVSAIERGERPVSKRTHRKIIEKVEITDEFLRFKEKHEKLIKI from the coding sequence ATGGTGTACATTTCTAAAGAATTATTTGTGATTATACGCATCTATAAAGGGATGACTCAGGAGCAGTTTTCTAACTTTTTGGGAATCAGCAAGCAAACAGTAAGTGCAATTGAGAGGGGAGAAAGGCCGGTTTCAAAAAGAACGCACCGTAAGATTATTGAAAAGGTTGAAATCACGGATGAATTTTTACGGTTCAAAGAAAAACACGAAAAGTTAATTAAAATTTAA
- a CDS encoding helix-turn-helix transcriptional regulator has protein sequence MIVKLKLAELLDRKDMTQKELAELTGIRPSAISELSRGIKERVQLDHLSRIATALNITDIRELIDLTEDADE, from the coding sequence ATGATCGTTAAACTAAAATTAGCCGAGCTACTTGATCGGAAGGATATGACGCAGAAGGAACTCGCTGAACTGACCGGAATACGTCCGTCTGCTATCAGCGAACTAAGCCGCGGAATTAAGGAACGGGTACAACTCGACCACCTTAGCCGGATTGCGACTGCGTTGAATATAACGGACATACGGGAGCTTATCGACTTGACCGAAGACGCTGACGAATAG
- a CDS encoding helix-turn-helix domain-containing protein produces the protein MGKQFEKLAEEALQRKKYAMERDSGLSGNAPIPHDLWRRLIPIAREYEKGNVAIAQLYTYLLAYVNGRPNNDRYMSAFPSTDKIAEETGIGRNRIARLANVLEAVGLLETAYDYTLSRRNKLYFPQYYSDLSDEEIRRRLDKLYGQSP, from the coding sequence ATGGGAAAGCAATTCGAGAAGCTTGCTGAAGAAGCGCTACAACGAAAAAAGTATGCGATGGAAAGAGACAGCGGTCTCTCCGGCAACGCACCGATACCGCACGATCTATGGCGCCGGCTTATACCTATCGCGAGAGAATACGAGAAGGGAAACGTTGCTATAGCGCAACTGTATACGTACCTTCTGGCGTATGTAAACGGGCGTCCCAATAACGATCGATATATGAGCGCTTTTCCCTCGACGGATAAGATCGCCGAAGAGACGGGGATAGGGCGAAATAGAATAGCACGATTAGCGAACGTATTGGAGGCGGTTGGTTTGCTGGAAACTGCGTATGATTATACGTTGAGTAGGCGAAATAAACTCTACTTTCCGCAATATTACAGCGATTTGAGCGACGAGGAAATAAGGCGGAGGCTCGATAAGTTGTACGGTCAATCACCGTAG
- a CDS encoding DUF1433 domain-containing protein: MKKYIIILLLLIIAGGGLFMKHQYDVKKEEAALFEKAKTKMTEYLHNEYKGIEKIAYYDDYFIDPTGAITVEGYLNGDKSKEFDGLYDPASDKIGSSSVDAEEK, translated from the coding sequence TTGAAAAAATACATTATTATCCTACTATTGTTAATTATAGCAGGTGGAGGGTTGTTTATGAAGCACCAATATGATGTCAAAAAAGAAGAGGCTGCACTTTTTGAGAAAGCAAAAACTAAGATGACTGAATATCTACATAATGAGTATAAAGGTATAGAAAAGATTGCTTATTATGATGATTATTTTATTGATCCAACCGGAGCTATCACCGTTGAAGGGTATTTAAATGGTGATAAGTCTAAAGAGTTCGATGGTTTATATGATCCGGCGAGTGATAAAATAGGAAGCTCGTCTGTAGACGCAGAAGAAAAATAG
- a CDS encoding lipase, with translation MSNKIKKSNLTDETYYRISQRSYNYDYLRKKLKNKEYIRINSSVSGATYWYVDKIKTDDDTGLDAVVLSQAENKNGKWVKSDNPKNVVVSFAGTDLGKNLEADGAKADLENVVVGLDPKQETEYIIEKDAKDTSKTLGVYTRSMEQLQMMESGNYKVITKTTQINQADRLVKEVKQKYKGTSTIVSTTGHSLGGAEAEYSAVNNDVYAVAFNSPSIVHLHSEEKQKEINNGNYNSYVKSIINPDDMVGSGWWDEYDRHNGTTIYTKDPSLAEANREERLDGNKLQQVGRNLLYFANTLIFQNPDTHGINKSNFSFDENGNIQNIEGDELVYDKNLNAMLPAEVASGSDAIKVTPEVAKQLAEKVNAIINDLRTMKREAENAYQEHDATINDLKHETYRQVGHGLYDQLTLDDVNNTLNDLAQSFDKKGNPLFYDVHAEKAYIASLQNTISDLEDISGYLAQIAKDFKAKDKMLANWLKL, from the coding sequence GTGAGTAACAAAATAAAAAAGTCAAATCTTACTGATGAGACTTATTATCGTATAAGCCAGCGATCTTACAACTATGATTATCTCAGAAAAAAATTAAAAAACAAAGAGTACATACGGATTAATTCATCTGTTTCCGGAGCCACCTACTGGTATGTTGATAAAATTAAAACAGACGATGACACCGGACTTGATGCGGTTGTTCTGTCACAAGCCGAAAATAAAAACGGTAAATGGGTAAAATCCGATAATCCAAAAAATGTTGTCGTATCCTTCGCAGGAACTGATCTCGGAAAAAATCTGGAAGCAGACGGAGCAAAAGCAGACCTTGAAAATGTCGTTGTTGGGTTAGATCCTAAACAGGAAACTGAATATATAATCGAAAAAGACGCAAAAGATACGTCCAAAACGCTCGGTGTGTATACACGATCGATGGAACAACTTCAGATGATGGAATCCGGAAACTATAAAGTCATTACAAAGACGACTCAAATCAATCAGGCTGATCGGTTAGTTAAAGAAGTCAAACAAAAGTATAAAGGAACATCGACGATTGTTTCTACGACGGGGCACTCCCTTGGCGGCGCAGAGGCGGAATACAGCGCGGTCAACAATGATGTTTACGCCGTTGCTTTCAACAGTCCTTCAATCGTTCATCTGCATTCCGAGGAAAAACAGAAGGAGATCAATAACGGCAATTATAATTCATATGTGAAATCGATCATCAATCCGGACGACATGGTCGGTTCCGGCTGGTGGGATGAGTATGACCGCCATAACGGTACCACTATTTACACAAAAGACCCTTCTCTCGCTGAAGCAAATCGCGAAGAAAGACTCGACGGTAATAAGCTTCAACAGGTAGGAAGAAATCTCCTATATTTCGCTAATACGCTTATCTTTCAAAATCCGGACACACACGGGATAAATAAATCAAACTTCTCCTTCGACGAAAACGGCAACATTCAAAATATAGAAGGCGATGAACTCGTTTATGACAAAAATTTAAACGCGATGCTGCCGGCCGAGGTTGCATCTGGAAGCGACGCGATTAAAGTTACGCCTGAAGTCGCGAAGCAGCTCGCGGAAAAAGTAAACGCGATCATCAATGACCTGCGCACAATGAAAAGAGAGGCCGAGAACGCCTATCAGGAGCACGACGCCACGATAAACGATCTGAAACACGAGACCTATCGCCAAGTCGGCCACGGCTTATACGATCAGCTTACGCTCGATGACGTAAACAATACGCTGAATGATCTGGCACAGTCGTTTGACAAAAAAGGAAATCCGCTGTTTTACGATGTCCATGCTGAAAAAGCATACATTGCTTCATTGCAAAATACGATTTCCGATTTGGAAGACATCAGCGGCTACCTTGCGCAAATCGCAAAGGATTTTAAAGCAAAAGATAAAATGCTCGCTAACTGGCTAAAACTTTAG
- a CDS encoding phage portal protein yields MNLFKRKHDEADEFTYVKTYGIIRKGAQFPPQDSIERLAKYKRAKKWFDGKQRDVYERATAILKDSPFSAQLEKLYIAVNLADILVTKPADLLVGEPVRFESGKSDDSKEQKALNRYVEENDINQLLHESATANGYRGDAWFKVRYGYRQDYSELKKMGLIEGDAPEGAEMEPIIEHVNASWVFPETSAGNVKQTKALNIAQVEWVETEKTEIPFLNVERHIPGYILYSRHRLHENGVDTSTGTPVQLFTIGDEVPTGRDEDLDVTNLPHIPVFHIPYKSVDDSFFGIGLIEKLETVFAAINDRLVQIDYILWKHSDPTAYGPDLEATNGAVQFGGKYIPVTKEDPTPGYMVWQAQLDAAFKELDILFSNVFQMSETPQWLFGTTMSGDNSGGTGTSHTDGAAIRARFMPILSKVKRIRAHYDKAIRDALWTCMLFDKEFGGLDVADPVYPKAIWNDGIPRNEKEAAEIANIRTGGKPTIDVRSAIKELDEVDDEKAEEIIRRIEDDEKSVNGFVDGSVFNEGTSEPKAPVEEKEEIVEEVNE; encoded by the coding sequence ATGAATCTATTTAAACGAAAACATGACGAGGCAGACGAATTTACGTACGTTAAAACCTACGGAATTATTCGTAAAGGCGCGCAATTTCCGCCGCAGGATTCGATCGAAAGACTCGCTAAATATAAGCGGGCTAAGAAATGGTTTGACGGAAAGCAACGCGATGTGTACGAACGGGCAACGGCCATTTTAAAGGATTCGCCATTCTCGGCGCAGCTCGAAAAGCTCTATATCGCGGTTAACCTTGCGGATATTCTCGTCACAAAACCGGCGGACTTACTTGTCGGCGAGCCGGTCCGTTTTGAGAGCGGAAAATCGGACGATAGTAAAGAACAAAAAGCGCTCAATAGATACGTAGAGGAAAACGACATCAATCAACTGCTACACGAAAGCGCGACAGCTAACGGATATCGCGGTGATGCGTGGTTTAAAGTTCGCTATGGCTATCGTCAGGATTATTCGGAGCTTAAAAAGATGGGACTTATAGAAGGAGATGCGCCAGAAGGCGCTGAGATGGAGCCAATCATCGAACACGTTAACGCAAGTTGGGTATTTCCGGAGACATCAGCCGGCAATGTAAAGCAGACCAAAGCGTTAAATATTGCGCAAGTCGAGTGGGTTGAAACAGAAAAAACGGAGATTCCTTTCCTAAATGTCGAGCGGCACATCCCGGGGTACATTCTATACTCGCGCCATCGACTCCATGAGAACGGCGTTGACACATCGACAGGAACACCGGTACAGCTATTTACTATCGGGGATGAGGTTCCAACAGGACGAGATGAGGACTTAGATGTGACGAATCTTCCGCATATTCCCGTTTTTCACATACCGTATAAATCGGTCGATGACTCGTTCTTCGGAATCGGCCTCATCGAAAAGCTCGAAACGGTATTCGCCGCGATTAATGACCGCCTTGTTCAGATCGATTACATCCTCTGGAAGCATAGTGATCCGACAGCGTACGGTCCGGATTTAGAAGCGACTAACGGAGCCGTACAGTTTGGCGGTAAGTATATTCCGGTGACTAAAGAAGATCCGACGCCTGGATATATGGTGTGGCAGGCGCAGCTAGACGCAGCTTTTAAAGAATTAGATATTCTGTTCAGCAACGTCTTTCAGATGTCCGAGACTCCGCAATGGCTTTTCGGAACAACGATGTCCGGCGATAATTCCGGCGGAACCGGTACTTCGCATACTGACGGAGCCGCAATTAGAGCGAGATTCATGCCAATCCTTTCGAAAGTAAAACGTATCCGGGCCCACTACGATAAGGCGATCCGTGATGCGCTTTGGACTTGCATGCTTTTCGATAAAGAATTCGGAGGATTAGACGTAGCAGATCCGGTCTATCCGAAAGCCATTTGGAACGACGGCATTCCACGAAACGAAAAAGAAGCGGCTGAGATCGCAAACATTCGGACCGGCGGCAAGCCTACGATTGACGTTCGCTCTGCTATTAAAGAGCTTGACGAAGTTGATGACGAAAAAGCCGAAGAGATCATCCGTAGAATTGAAGACGACGAAAAGAGCGTCAACGGGTTCGTAGACGGTTCGGTATTTAACGAGGGGACTTCGGAGCCAAAAGCGCCGGTGGAGGAAAAGGAAGAGATCGTCGAAGAGGTTAATGAATAA
- a CDS encoding DUF5309 family protein, producing MLESRILSGELVGKRESVVDEILLLNEHQTPLLNLLGFSDPVTQVEHQWFEDEMISDQSTIVGAKTATDTDLVVADVEPFCPNQVIQIGDELLKVVSVNDTTLTVVRGYAGTTAADIADGAVVEVQFVEGQEGADARDARYKPRKRVSNITQIFDETISITGTAAVVSNYGIDNLYEYEKQKKQLELALQLEKAAINGIKYESPDGIVRQMEGMRQFIKTNVIDAQKTALTDEQVNDAMQKIYEKGGFTTGGIFKIMVGAKQKRAISNFEKSKIRLTQSENSRGQVVDHFVSDFGQAEIVLNNNLKGDELFIFDANRTEIRPLKDRGFFHEYLGRKGDRFEGQIVGEYTLQFLQEKAHARIKGLA from the coding sequence ATGTTAGAATCGAGAATTTTGTCAGGAGAATTAGTAGGTAAAAGGGAATCCGTTGTAGATGAGATTCTACTTTTAAATGAGCATCAGACGCCGCTATTGAATCTATTGGGATTCAGTGATCCAGTAACTCAGGTTGAGCATCAATGGTTCGAGGACGAAATGATCTCTGATCAATCTACAATTGTAGGCGCCAAAACTGCGACAGACACTGATCTGGTCGTTGCAGATGTAGAACCATTCTGCCCTAATCAAGTAATCCAAATTGGCGATGAGTTGCTAAAAGTAGTATCGGTTAATGATACCACACTCACAGTCGTTCGAGGATATGCTGGGACAACTGCGGCCGATATCGCCGATGGTGCAGTAGTAGAAGTTCAATTCGTGGAGGGTCAAGAGGGTGCAGACGCTCGCGATGCTAGATACAAGCCAAGAAAACGCGTATCCAACATCACGCAAATCTTCGACGAAACAATTTCCATCACTGGTACTGCAGCAGTCGTAAGCAACTACGGAATCGACAACCTATACGAATACGAGAAACAGAAGAAACAGCTAGAACTTGCGCTGCAGCTCGAAAAAGCGGCCATTAACGGTATTAAATACGAATCACCTGATGGAATCGTTCGTCAAATGGAAGGTATGCGCCAGTTCATCAAAACTAACGTAATTGACGCACAAAAAACGGCACTAACTGACGAGCAGGTCAACGATGCGATGCAGAAGATTTACGAGAAGGGCGGATTTACAACGGGAGGAATCTTCAAAATCATGGTCGGTGCAAAACAAAAACGTGCGATCTCAAACTTTGAAAAATCTAAAATCCGTCTGACTCAATCTGAAAACTCTCGCGGCCAGGTTGTGGATCATTTCGTATCTGATTTCGGTCAAGCGGAAATCGTTTTGAACAATAATCTAAAAGGGGATGAGTTGTTTATCTTCGACGCAAACCGCACAGAGATCAGACCTCTTAAAGATCGTGGTTTCTTCCACGAGTATCTAGGTAGGAAAGGCGACCGTTTCGAAGGTCAAATCGTCGGTGAGTATACGCTTCAGTTCCTGCAAGAAAAAGCTCACGCACGAATCAAAGGATTGGCGTAA
- a CDS encoding phBC6A51 family helix-turn-helix protein translates to MTRLKELEAKLTLQQRKAALLLVENELMAEERKTQEELAKDIGADRVTVYRWRTQNKAFIEYMNLLADDMLSGHRSEVYAQLMKLIRSSQPSVKAIDLFLKRYGLLTDRQVTATENEGGTSSNEDIAKEIKDIDELLNDGNE, encoded by the coding sequence ATGACACGATTAAAAGAATTAGAGGCAAAACTAACGTTACAACAACGAAAGGCCGCGCTTTTGCTCGTCGAAAACGAGCTGATGGCCGAAGAAAGAAAGACGCAGGAGGAGCTCGCCAAAGATATTGGAGCCGACCGCGTCACAGTCTATCGATGGCGGACGCAGAACAAAGCGTTCATCGAATATATGAACTTGCTTGCGGACGATATGCTCTCCGGACACAGATCAGAAGTGTATGCGCAGCTAATGAAGCTCATCCGAAGCTCTCAACCGTCAGTAAAAGCGATTGACTTGTTCCTTAAACGTTACGGCTTGCTTACCGACCGTCAGGTCACGGCGACAGAAAACGAAGGCGGAACGTCCAGCAACGAAGATATCGCGAAAGAAATCAAAGACATTGACGAATTGCTTAACGACGGGAACGAGTAA
- a CDS encoding Clp protease ClpB: MELLKSLLPLDLQYFAEENKDQAEPPAAEPKNPDTPEPPKDDVKTIPYDRFKQVNDDLKSFRSTFEELGIDGVDSLKALVEDYNAKKTAEEERKRSEMTELERLQNDLKAKEEAEKTLAQQLEDLQKANEREKIRNEFIKVATSNDVAYIDDALALADLSAVKVEDGKVVGVEDAVKTLVDNKPFLVKKKAPKPIGQSSNGDAAGASEKTAEQLLKEAAERARHSGRHEDKVAYAKLKRELLK, from the coding sequence ATGGAACTATTGAAATCACTATTGCCGTTAGATTTACAGTATTTTGCGGAAGAAAATAAAGATCAGGCGGAACCCCCGGCTGCGGAGCCGAAAAACCCCGATACACCCGAACCGCCAAAAGACGATGTAAAAACGATACCTTACGACAGATTTAAGCAAGTTAACGACGATTTAAAATCGTTTAGATCTACGTTTGAAGAATTAGGAATTGACGGAGTGGATTCACTTAAAGCGCTTGTCGAAGACTACAACGCGAAGAAAACTGCCGAAGAGGAACGCAAGCGCAGCGAAATGACGGAGCTTGAGCGCCTCCAAAACGACTTGAAAGCGAAGGAAGAGGCCGAGAAAACTCTCGCTCAGCAACTCGAAGATCTTCAGAAAGCTAATGAACGTGAAAAAATCCGCAATGAATTTATTAAGGTTGCTACGAGCAACGACGTCGCCTACATCGACGATGCCCTTGCGTTGGCTGACCTATCCGCGGTAAAGGTCGAAGACGGAAAGGTTGTCGGAGTGGAGGACGCGGTCAAAACGCTCGTTGACAATAAACCGTTCTTAGTCAAGAAAAAGGCGCCCAAGCCTATTGGACAGAGCTCGAACGGAGATGCCGCAGGAGCTTCTGAAAAGACAGCGGAACAACTATTGAAAGAAGCCGCAGAAAGAGCGAGGCATAGCGGTCGGCATGAGGACAAAGTGGCCTACGCAAAATTGAAAAGAGAATTATTAAAGTAA
- a CDS encoding RNA ligase family protein: MFISPMLLESAKEPFNSDDYITETKFDGIRLIASRNNGLIRLYTRHNNEVTFKFPELLTLDIPDGTVLDGELIVPGPTGAGDFEAVMERFQSRKSYHPIVFCVFDVLRIDGVSVTSRPLYKRKELLAGLKIDHPNVKVVEGVRGLAADYFELVRKNKIEGIVMKRADSVYAENKRSDRWLKIVNYEYTDVLITGLLKEDNALLLSYMDGQYAGVMEFMPYDARRKLHSERKGVEETDKYVYIEPIECRVKHRFKTKNGLLRIPSFHEWR; this comes from the coding sequence TTGTTTATTTCGCCCATGCTGCTTGAATCCGCAAAGGAGCCGTTTAACTCTGACGACTATATCACGGAAACCAAATTCGACGGCATCCGTCTGATCGCGTCCAGGAATAACGGCTTAATTCGCCTATACACACGCCACAACAACGAAGTCACCTTTAAATTTCCGGAACTATTAACGCTCGACATACCGGACGGCACCGTACTAGACGGCGAGCTTATAGTGCCCGGTCCGACAGGCGCCGGCGATTTCGAGGCCGTCATGGAACGGTTCCAGTCGCGAAAAAGTTATCATCCGATAGTATTTTGCGTGTTCGATGTCCTGCGGATAGACGGCGTTTCAGTTACGTCTAGGCCGCTGTATAAACGGAAAGAACTCCTGGCCGGCCTAAAGATCGATCACCCCAACGTTAAAGTAGTCGAGGGTGTGCGTGGCCTTGCTGCGGATTATTTCGAATTAGTCCGCAAAAATAAGATCGAGGGCATCGTTATGAAGCGTGCTGATTCGGTTTATGCGGAAAATAAGCGGTCAGATCGCTGGCTGAAGATCGTTAACTACGAATATACTGACGTTTTGATAACGGGGCTACTCAAAGAAGATAATGCGCTGCTGCTTTCGTATATGGACGGACAATATGCCGGTGTGATGGAGTTTATGCCGTACGATGCGCGGCGAAAGTTACATTCGGAGAGAAAAGGCGTTGAGGAAACGGATAAATACGTCTATATTGAGCCGATTGAGTGTCGCGTCAAACACCGATTCAAGACGAAAAACGGGTTACTGCGGATTCCTTCGTTCCATGAATGGCGTTGA
- a CDS encoding phage antirepressor KilAC domain-containing protein, whose amino-acid sequence MNELQKVFNYQDQQIRTVVKDGEPWFVAKDVCDVLEIGNSRQALARLDDDESMSFEMTHPQSPSKTIMMQAVNEAGLYTLILGSRKPEAKQFKRWITHEVIPTIRKTGGYVANDDLFIQTYLPFADEQTKLLFSATLETVRKQNEVISEMKPKAEEHDRFISATNVQTLEQVAKSIGIGRNKLTTFLRTIGVFVRKEGSPVPYQRYINEGYFKVKQSPSRLYGVNFVQTYVTAKGVSFIDRKLEEYGGARVVNALRIKEIKQKVQGDCRPIFNGRHVV is encoded by the coding sequence ATGAACGAATTGCAAAAAGTATTTAATTATCAAGATCAGCAGATCAGAACAGTCGTGAAGGACGGTGAACCTTGGTTTGTCGCAAAAGATGTTTGCGATGTCCTCGAAATCGGAAATAGCCGCCAAGCTTTAGCGCGATTAGATGATGATGAAAGTATGTCATTTGAAATGACACACCCTCAATCACCGTCAAAAACAATTATGATGCAAGCTGTCAATGAAGCAGGGCTTTACACTTTGATTCTTGGCAGCCGCAAACCAGAGGCCAAACAGTTCAAACGATGGATCACGCACGAAGTCATCCCGACAATCAGAAAAACGGGCGGCTATGTCGCGAATGACGATCTATTCATTCAAACGTATCTGCCGTTTGCAGACGAACAAACAAAACTTTTATTTAGCGCAACTTTAGAGACTGTACGCAAGCAAAACGAAGTAATTTCCGAAATGAAACCGAAAGCGGAGGAGCATGATCGTTTTATTTCCGCGACAAACGTGCAGACGTTAGAGCAGGTAGCCAAATCGATTGGCATTGGGCGAAACAAATTAACGACATTCTTACGGACAATCGGTGTATTTGTGCGGAAAGAGGGATCGCCGGTTCCTTATCAGCGTTACATCAACGAGGGCTATTTTAAAGTTAAACAGTCGCCGTCTCGGCTTTACGGAGTTAACTTCGTACAGACGTACGTTACTGCGAAGGGAGTTTCATTCATCGACAGGAAGCTGGAAGAGTATGGGGGAGCACGAGTAGTCAATGCGTTGCGGATAAAGGAAATTAAACAGAAGGTTCAAGGTGATTGCAGACCAATTTTTAACGGGAGGCATGTTGTGTGA
- a CDS encoding helix-turn-helix transcriptional regulator — protein sequence MKKVSVNIGSIMEKENLSLRGLADKCGIRHAALSELMNGKRQNINFGHIERIANTFNIKEISEIISLVEVEE from the coding sequence ATGAAAAAAGTCAGTGTGAATATCGGGTCTATTATGGAAAAAGAAAATCTTTCACTTAGGGGTCTTGCTGATAAATGCGGGATAAGACACGCTGCGCTTAGTGAATTAATGAATGGGAAGAGACAAAATATCAATTTTGGACATATTGAGCGAATCGCTAACACTTTTAACATTAAAGAAATCAGTGAAATTATAAGTTTAGTTGAGGTAGAAGAATAA
- a CDS encoding tyrosine-type recombinase/integrase gives MANEVFPIKSKRDYNKFIKALKPGRDQWLAQLGTAFGLRISDLLLFKIGELRGQKSITLREKKRKKKRVITFSPSVLKIVSQLEGDDDDYVFASRKGGEPITRVQAYRILNDAAKRAGIYDKIGGIGTHTLRKTFGYRLYENGVDVSRIMSILNHSSERDTLKYIGITAEEISEAYESIEV, from the coding sequence ATGGCAAACGAAGTTTTTCCGATAAAATCAAAACGCGATTATAACAAGTTCATAAAAGCGCTCAAGCCGGGCCGTGATCAGTGGCTGGCGCAATTAGGCACGGCGTTCGGCCTGCGTATCAGCGACTTGTTGCTGTTTAAAATCGGAGAGCTTCGCGGCCAGAAGTCGATCACACTCCGAGAAAAGAAACGGAAGAAAAAACGCGTGATCACGTTCAGCCCTTCCGTTCTCAAGATCGTATCCCAACTCGAAGGTGACGACGATGACTACGTATTTGCCAGCCGCAAAGGCGGCGAGCCGATCACCCGCGTTCAGGCTTATCGTATCCTAAACGACGCAGCCAAACGAGCCGGCATTTACGATAAGATTGGCGGCATCGGTACGCATACGCTGCGGAAGACGTTTGGATACCGGCTTTACGAGAACGGCGTTGATGTTTCGCGCATCATGTCGATACTCAACCACTCAAGCGAGCGCGATACGTTAAAATATATCGGGATTACTGCGGAAGAGATATCGGAAGCTTACGAAAGCATCGAGGTTTAA
- a CDS encoding phage minor capsid protein translates to MMRVPEPTYKYEVDQLIAYYQDAVHDILAELERVDIDNFRRANAKATLDSIAEILSELDDKSKAWVEKNIPKAARDGVINTIVSLGVAETVEKAAHIASFSRLNKEMVEAAVADTQADLLAVTQNVDRKTKAAVRKAVSDSMRYHMTRGTNGRRTIASDIRNTLQQSVKTGIIDAAGRRWRPEVYADMVVRTKMMETYREATTNEALKRNVYYAVISSHGAKDACRFYEGKIMKLTDDAPGNYPTYDQLKASGQIWHPNCRHTFSPIRNPEGV, encoded by the coding sequence ATAATGCGCGTTCCTGAGCCGACTTACAAGTACGAAGTAGATCAGCTTATCGCGTATTATCAAGACGCTGTCCATGACATCTTAGCCGAGTTGGAGCGCGTCGACATCGATAATTTCCGCAGGGCAAACGCAAAAGCAACTCTCGATTCGATCGCGGAAATCCTTTCGGAATTAGACGATAAGTCGAAAGCGTGGGTCGAAAAGAACATTCCGAAAGCGGCTAGAGACGGCGTAATAAACACGATCGTCTCTCTTGGCGTTGCGGAAACAGTAGAAAAGGCGGCTCATATCGCTTCATTTTCTCGGCTCAATAAAGAAATGGTCGAGGCTGCGGTTGCCGATACTCAAGCGGATCTATTAGCGGTTACGCAGAACGTCGACCGGAAAACGAAAGCGGCTGTCCGAAAAGCCGTCTCCGATTCAATGCGTTACCACATGACGCGTGGCACGAACGGTCGCCGAACTATTGCGTCCGACATTCGAAATACACTTCAGCAGTCGGTAAAGACCGGAATTATTGACGCAGCAGGCAGGCGTTGGCGTCCGGAAGTTTATGCGGACATGGTAGTCCGAACGAAAATGATGGAGACTTACCGGGAAGCAACGACGAACGAAGCGTTAAAAAGAAACGTTTATTATGCCGTTATTTCTTCGCACGGAGCGAAGGATGCTTGTCGGTTCTACGAAGGGAAGATCATGAAATTGACGGATGACGCACCGGGGAACTATCCTACCTACGATCAGTTGAAAGCTTCCGGCCAAATTTGGCACCCGAATTGTAGGCATACATTTTCGCCAATTAGAAATCCAGAGGGGGTTTAA
- a CDS encoding DUF134 domain-containing protein, which produces MGSATNRPDQHRRYDAEYKLNDAEGIRTLLRDYDKLFQRRFEGDTAASDILLDLEDAIDAAELTALQGEAIRLIYMEDLTQQMAVERMGIERSVVSKHLTAAVNKIAKIYAYWADRGEGYCAS; this is translated from the coding sequence ATGGGGTCAGCGACAAATAGGCCGGACCAACACCGCCGATATGATGCGGAATATAAACTAAATGATGCAGAAGGTATTCGCACCTTATTGCGGGATTATGACAAGCTTTTTCAAAGGCGTTTTGAAGGCGATACCGCAGCTTCTGATATCTTACTTGACTTAGAGGATGCGATCGATGCTGCCGAGCTAACAGCGCTTCAGGGCGAGGCTATTCGCTTAATTTATATGGAAGATTTAACGCAACAAATGGCGGTTGAACGAATGGGGATCGAGAGAAGTGTGGTGTCAAAGCATTTAACAGCCGCAGTTAACAAAATCGCGAAAATTTATGCTTATTGGGCGGACCGAGGCGAAGGGTACTGCGCCAGTTAA
- a CDS encoding KTSC domain-containing protein produces MNLIPVRSSNLRAVGYDPYSQVLRIAFHNGTYDYYGVPKSVYDGLMSASSLGQYHDRFIKNRYRFSRI; encoded by the coding sequence ATGAATTTGATTCCGGTAAGATCTTCGAATTTAAGAGCAGTCGGGTATGATCCGTATTCTCAGGTCTTAAGAATTGCATTTCACAACGGGACTTATGATTATTACGGAGTACCCAAGAGCGTATATGATGGACTAATGTCAGCGTCTTCTTTAGGACAATATCACGACAGATTTATCAAAAATCGCTACAGATTTTCAAGAATTTAA